GATGCTCGAGCACGACTCCGGCATCATCGGGTTGCCGCTCCGCCTGCTCGCCCGTGAGGTCTACGACCGGGTAACCGCGAAGGTGGGCGAGGGCCGGGTCGCGCTGATGACGGGCGAGGAGAAGCGCATCCCGCCCCGGCCCGACTATTGGATCTGCACCGTGGAGGCGATGCCGACCGACCGGGAGGTGGACTTCCTCGCGGTGGATGAAATCCAGCTCGCCGCGCACCGGGAGCGCGGGCACGTCTTCACGGACCGGCTGCTGCACGCGCGCGGCCGCAAGGAGACCTGGTTCCTGGGCGCGGACACCATGCGGCCCATGGTGCAGGCGCTGATTCCCCATGCGTCCACGAAGCGCGCCATGCGCCTGTCGCAGCTGCGCTATGCCGGGCGCCGCTCGCTGAAGAGCCTGCCTCCGCGCTCGGCGGTGGTCGCGTTCTCCGCGGACCGCGTCTATGAGCTGGCCGAAGCGCTGCGCCGTCTGCGGGGCGGGGTGGCGGTGGTGCTGGGCGCGCTGTCACCGCGGACGCGCAACGCGCAGGTGGCCATGTATCAATCCGGCGAGGTCCAGTACCTCGTGGCCACGGATGCCATTGGCATGGGGTTGAACCTGGACCTCAACCACGTGGCCTTCGCGACGCTCTCCAAGTACGACGGCGCCGAACAGCGTGACCTGTATCCGGACGAACTGGCGCAGATCGCCGGCCGCGCGGGGCGCCACCTCAACGACGGGAGCTTCGGCGCGCTGAACACGCTGCCGGAGCTGCCGCCGCGCATCGTCTCCGCCATCGAAACCCACCGCTTCCCGGCCGTGCGCAGCCTCGTCTGGCGCAATTCCTCGCTCGACTTCGCAAGCCCGGAGGCGCTGCTGGATTCATTGTCGCGGGCGCCTCGCGACAGCGCCTTCGTCCGGGTGGAGCGCGCGGACGACTTCGATGCGCTCAAGGGCCTGTCGGCGGTGCCGGCCATCCGCGAGCTCACCACCGACAAGGCGTCCGTGGAGCTCTTGTGGCAGGTCTGCCAGGTGCCGGACTTCCGCAAGGGCCTCTTCGGGCAGCACGTCGCGCTGCTGCGCGAGACGTTCCTCCAGCTGACAGCCGGGGACGGGAAGCTGGATCCGACGTGGCTGGGCCGGCAGGTGTCACCGCTGGACGATGCCTCCGGGGACATCCACACGCTGATGGACCGGCTCGCGGCCATCCGCATCTGGACGTACATCAGCCATCGTCCGGGCTGGCTGAATGACGCGGAAGACTGGCAGGAGCGCACGCGCCGCATCGAGGACGCGCTGGGAGACGCCCTGCATGAGCGGCTGGTGGAGCGCTTCGTGCAACGGGCCGCGAGGAGGAGCGCGCGCCGCTTCGTGAGGGCCAGCACGCAGCCGCAGGCCGGTGCTTCGGACAATCCCTTCGCGAAGCTGGGGCTCCTGTTGACGGAGGTTCCGGGCGCGGAAGGCGCGTTGATGACGGAGGAGCAGTTCGTCCAGCGCGTGGTGGACGCGACGCACGACGCCTTTGAAGTGGACGCGACGGGGCGAATCTCCTTCGAGGCGCAGCCGCTGGCCCGGCTGGTGCGGGGGCGCGACCGGCGCTCGCCGCAGCTGGCGTTGGCGGAGCCGGAGGTGTGGACGGGAGGCGCGCGTCAGCGATTGGAGCGCCGGTTGGTGGCGTTGGCGAGGGACCTGGTCACGGAGGCCATGGGAGGCTTTCCCGCGGAGTCCTTCACGAGCGCGAGCCGCTCACCGGCGACGCGAGCCGTGGCCTACCAGCTGGCGGAAGGGCTGGGCGTCATCTCCCAGGGCGAAGCGCGCGAACAGTGGCGGCTCCTGGACGAGGAGTCGCGCGAGCGGCTGAAGACGCAGGGCGTCCACGAGGGCCAGCGGTTCCTCTATGTCACCCAGGCCCTGTCACCCCAGGCTCTGGAGCGGCGGGCCATGTTGACGGCGCTGTTCCAGCAGGCGCCGTGTCCGCAGGGCATTCCCCAGGAGCCGGCGCTGAACGGTTCCGCGCTGGCCGGCCGGAGCGCGCGGGCCTTCGGCTACGAGGTCATCGGGCCGGTGGCGCTGCGCATCGACATCGTCGAGCGGCTGGGAGAGGGATTGCGGAACCCGCAGGGCGCGAAGCAGGTGCAGGCGCTCATGCAACAACTGCGATTGGAGGGCGGCGTCCGCGCGCAGGTGCTGCGGGCGTTGGGCGGACAGCCTCAGGGTGCTGCATCGAAGAAGCGGCGGCGCAGGCGGGGACGGAAACCGTCGGCGACGGCGCCGGATACGAGTGGTGTTCGCGGTCGTGAGACGGCAGGCTCGGGCCGGCTCAACGACCGCCCATGAAAGCATTCCTCTTCTTCGCTGGAAGCGTCCTCGCGCTCTACGTCGGAATGCTCGTCGTGGTGCTTGCGAACTCCCAGGGACCCTATCTCGACGCGTTCTTCGTGATGGGGTTCGGCTACATCGCCGTCGTCGGTGGGGTGGTCGCCGCAGGGGTGATCGCGCTGGGCGGAGCGCTGATGCTCCTCTGGCAGCACTTCATCGCGAAGAACCCGAAGGTATCCGGGGCGGGCGTCGTGTTCGCCTGCATCATCCTGGCGGTCGCGGCCGGCTTGGTCGTGAAGAAGGTCCTGGAGCCCTCCTTCGCGGAGGAGCTGGCGGCCCAGCGGGCCATCGCGCTGCGCTACGCCATCGAGCACCACGACGTGCAGGTGTTCACGTGGGCGGTCCTGGATCGGCTCCAGGACAGGAACGCGGCCGAGGCCGAGCGCTTCATCGCCGCGAGTCCCTTCACGGAGGAGGAGGTCATCCAGTATCAGCTCGCGACCTATACTGGAATGGACCCCAGGCAGTGCCTCTTCCTGGCGCGGCTGGGCGGGCGTCACGAGGACTTCCTCGCGAAGCTGCCGTATCGCTTGCGCGTTCGATACCGGAGCTATGAACGCTTCTGCGTCGGTGACCTGATGGGGCTGGATCAGAGCGGAGAAGCCTTCTTCTACGCGTTTCGGTCGTTCCACGATTTGGGGGCCACGCCGGAGCAGCAGGCCCCAGAGAGCACCGCCCCGGTGTTCAAGGCCGCGAGCGAGCTCAGCGCAGACATCCGCTCCCGCGTTTCCCCGATGTTCCTCCTGTTGACCCTCCCGTACCTGGAGGTGTTCCGGACCGCCGGGCAAATGGGGCTCAACGACAAGGACAAGGCGCTGAGGCGGTCATCCCTGGTCCTGCTCCGGCAGCAGGGCATGGAGCTCAACGCCGAGGAGAAACAGGACGCGGAGCTCCAGGCCGCGCTGCGCGCCGCGAACCTGGCCGAACTGCTGGAGTGAGGGGCCGTCCAGGGAGCAGGCCGGCGGCCTGGGAGGAGGGGAGGCGACGAATCCACGCGGGGCCTGCCCGGATTCGCCTATACGCTGGCCTTCGTCTCCCTCCCAGTCCGGTGGTCGTCCCATGAGCAGTGGTCGTGCCCTCTCACCAGTCCTCCTCGTCGGTGCCGGAACGGGCGAAGCCACGTGCGGCATCCTCTACCTGGCGAGCTACCTGCGGCGCGGCGGGATTGAAGCCTTCGTGCGCCTGTGGGACGGGGACGAAAGCGCAGGGGACGTGACGCAGTCCTTCGAGCGCCTCATCGCCCGTGTTCGCCCGAAGCTCATCGGCATCAGCCTCAAGTGGTTCCACCACGTGGACCGCGCGCTGCTCATCGCCCGGACCATCCGGAAGATCGACCCGTCCATCCGCATCGTCGTGGGAGGCAACTCCGCGTCGTACTGGTGGAAGGAGTTGAGCGGCTACGACTGCATCGACCACGTCATCCTGGGCGATGGGGAAGTCCCCCTGCTGGCGCTCTGCAACGGAGAGGAAGCCCCGCCCAACTGCGTGACGCGGACGCCGGACGGCCGTCCCCGCCGGTTGCCGCTGGCGTACGTGCAGCGCTCGACCAACACGCAGGACGTCTACTACTCGCACTTCAACGAGATCTTCCTCAGCCAGATGGACGCACACTCCTTCTCCGGCTGGGTCGCGCCTGGGAAGGGCTGCGGCGAGAACTGCCTCTATTGCGGCGGGGCGCGAGGCAACCAGAAGGCGGACTTCGGACGCGCGAAGCCGTTCCTGCGCGCCGAGGAGAACGTGCGCAAGGATCACCAGGAGATCGCCAGCCGGACGTGGCAGATGCGCTACGACTTCGCGGGCAGCACTGCGGAGTTCCTGGGGAGCACCTGGGCGGGCGTGGACCTGTCGCGCCACTGCTGCACGTACTTCCTCTGGGGCGTGCCGCGCGTGGAGCTGGTCTCGGCGTTGGCGGAGACCTTCCAGCGCATCTACATGGTCATCGACATCGGCTGCTTCTCCGAACAGCAGAGGCTGGAGCAGATGTCCAAGGGCCTGCTCAAGCCTTGCGCGAAGGACCGCGAGCTGCTGGAGGTCATCGAGTCCGCCCGCCGCCATCCGAACGTGGAGATTGAAATCTCTGGCATCGGGGGCCTTCCGTTCACGAGCCGGGAGCGGCTGGCGGAGGAGCTGCGGCTGGTGGAACGCATCATCGGCCTGGACTGCGTGGTGGGCTACCAGCGGCTGGAGGCGCAGCCCGGGGCGCTCGTCACGGAGCACCCCGCGCGCTTCGACATGGTGACGGAGGCGAAGACGTTCGCGGAGTTCCTCGGCTACTTCGAGCGCCGCGAGCCCGGCGACGTGTCCGTGCCGATGATCCGCTTCAAGGACAAGGAGCTGGAAGCGGCGGTGCAGCGCAATTCGGACCGGGTGGACGCGCTGGCCTGGAAGCACCGGGACGCGAGGAAGCACGTCGACCTCCACGGGCGCACGCGGCTCAAGAACACCGCGTCCTCGGTGGAGCGCTTCACGCTGGGGGACTGGCTGGGCAGCCACCGGGCCCCCGCGAAGATGGCGAAGGAGCCGGTGACGGTCCTGCGCTCGGTGGACGGAATCACGTTGAGCTGCGCGCCGTCCGTCAACCCGCGAAGGTTCACCGACCCCACGCTGACCCAGGGCGATGACGGCGCCATCCTCCTCGCCGCCCTGGCCGCCTTCGAAAAGCCCACCACCGTCTCCAGCGCGGTGACGCACCTGGGTGCCAAGGAGAGGCTGGATCCGCACTCCGCCCGAGAGGTCATCGACCATCTGGTGGACGGACGCTTCCTCCAGCCGGCATAGGCGCAGCGCCTTCAGGGCTCGTGGCCGATGCACGCGGTGGATGACCCGTGGGCGGAGTCATCGGCCTCGCGAGCGGCACCTCCTGTCCGGTGACCCGTGCAACCTCCTCCGGCTCCGGCCCCCGGTTCCAGTACCCCTCGCGGGCCACCACGTGCTCGCCCACGGGCTGCGTCTGCCGCATCAGGTTCTGGACCTGCGCTTCCGGAAGGAGATGCGACTCCACGTCGGGCTGCACGAAGTTGTTCGCGCTCACGAACCTCCAGCTCAACCCGGTGCTGAAGCCCGGCGGCGAGAGGGGCTGCCAGCCAACGAAGCCATTCCCCCAACGCCAGTCCACCCAGGCAGGAGCCCACTCACTGTCGGGCCACCACAGCCAGCCCTCCTCCGGCGTGGTGAACCACCGGCCATAGTGGAACGGCGCCCAGCCCCAGTTCCAATCGCTCTCGAAGGTCCATCCCCAGTCGCTGGAAACCCACCGGCCGGCGGTGGAATACGGGGTGAAGCCCACGCCCACCTCGTTCGGGTCCGGCCGCCAGACCCAGCCGACGTCCGGCAGGTCCATCCAGGTGCCGTAGGGCGCCAGTACCTCCCGGAACTGGGACATGGGGTTGTCCAGCGGCGTCGAGCTCGACGTCACCTGCGGCCCGAATTCATCCGGGCCCATCGCACAGCCTCCGCCTGCCAGGATGGCAAGGACAGTGGCGCCGCCGGTCCGAAGCCAGCGCACCCGGGGATGCCAGGGGCCCATGTCCGGTTCCTTTCGTGGGGGTCTCTGCCCTGCAAGGTGAGGACGCCTTCACGCAACTTCACGAGCCGTGCACGTGCA
The sequence above is a segment of the Corallococcus exiguus genome. Coding sequences within it:
- a CDS encoding B12-binding domain-containing radical SAM protein is translated as MSSGRALSPVLLVGAGTGEATCGILYLASYLRRGGIEAFVRLWDGDESAGDVTQSFERLIARVRPKLIGISLKWFHHVDRALLIARTIRKIDPSIRIVVGGNSASYWWKELSGYDCIDHVILGDGEVPLLALCNGEEAPPNCVTRTPDGRPRRLPLAYVQRSTNTQDVYYSHFNEIFLSQMDAHSFSGWVAPGKGCGENCLYCGGARGNQKADFGRAKPFLRAEENVRKDHQEIASRTWQMRYDFAGSTAEFLGSTWAGVDLSRHCCTYFLWGVPRVELVSALAETFQRIYMVIDIGCFSEQQRLEQMSKGLLKPCAKDRELLEVIESARRHPNVEIEISGIGGLPFTSRERLAEELRLVERIIGLDCVVGYQRLEAQPGALVTEHPARFDMVTEAKTFAEFLGYFERREPGDVSVPMIRFKDKELEAAVQRNSDRVDALAWKHRDARKHVDLHGRTRLKNTASSVERFTLGDWLGSHRAPAKMAKEPVTVLRSVDGITLSCAPSVNPRRFTDPTLTQGDDGAILLAALAAFEKPTTVSSAVTHLGAKERLDPHSAREVIDHLVDGRFLQPA
- a CDS encoding DUF6600 domain-containing protein, yielding MGPDEFGPQVTSSSTPLDNPMSQFREVLAPYGTWMDLPDVGWVWRPDPNEVGVGFTPYSTAGRWVSSDWGWTFESDWNWGWAPFHYGRWFTTPEEGWLWWPDSEWAPAWVDWRWGNGFVGWQPLSPPGFSTGLSWRFVSANNFVQPDVESHLLPEAQVQNLMRQTQPVGEHVVAREGYWNRGPEPEEVARVTGQEVPLARPMTPPTGHPPRASATSPEGAAPMPAGGSVRPPDGR
- a CDS encoding helicase-related protein — encoded protein: MSSSPSSRPSVVVAELGPTNTGKTFRAIERMLEHDSGIIGLPLRLLAREVYDRVTAKVGEGRVALMTGEEKRIPPRPDYWICTVEAMPTDREVDFLAVDEIQLAAHRERGHVFTDRLLHARGRKETWFLGADTMRPMVQALIPHASTKRAMRLSQLRYAGRRSLKSLPPRSAVVAFSADRVYELAEALRRLRGGVAVVLGALSPRTRNAQVAMYQSGEVQYLVATDAIGMGLNLDLNHVAFATLSKYDGAEQRDLYPDELAQIAGRAGRHLNDGSFGALNTLPELPPRIVSAIETHRFPAVRSLVWRNSSLDFASPEALLDSLSRAPRDSAFVRVERADDFDALKGLSAVPAIRELTTDKASVELLWQVCQVPDFRKGLFGQHVALLRETFLQLTAGDGKLDPTWLGRQVSPLDDASGDIHTLMDRLAAIRIWTYISHRPGWLNDAEDWQERTRRIEDALGDALHERLVERFVQRAARRSARRFVRASTQPQAGASDNPFAKLGLLLTEVPGAEGALMTEEQFVQRVVDATHDAFEVDATGRISFEAQPLARLVRGRDRRSPQLALAEPEVWTGGARQRLERRLVALARDLVTEAMGGFPAESFTSASRSPATRAVAYQLAEGLGVISQGEAREQWRLLDEESRERLKTQGVHEGQRFLYVTQALSPQALERRAMLTALFQQAPCPQGIPQEPALNGSALAGRSARAFGYEVIGPVALRIDIVERLGEGLRNPQGAKQVQALMQQLRLEGGVRAQVLRALGGQPQGAASKKRRRRRGRKPSATAPDTSGVRGRETAGSGRLNDRP